A stretch of the Odontesthes bonariensis isolate fOdoBon6 chromosome 5, fOdoBon6.hap1, whole genome shotgun sequence genome encodes the following:
- the LOC142379915 gene encoding FXYD domain-containing ion transport regulator 6-like isoform X2, whose product MDLVVLVAFSSWLAPALVSSTDDDNDFDSAFHYDYESLRIGGLVFAVALFLLGIALIVTRKCTCSKSDKSRVRGPDVEPGVQKA is encoded by the exons ATGGATCTTGTGGTGTTGGTGGCATTCAGCTCCTGGCTGGCTCCTGCACTTG tttcatCCACAGATGACGACAACG ACTTTGACAGCGCTTTTCATTACG ATTATGAATCTCTGAGAATCGGTGGCCTGGTTTTTGCCGTGGCACTCTTCCTCCTGGGCATCGCCCTCATCGTTA CCCGAAAGTGTACCTGTTCAAAGAGCGACAAGTCGAG AGTCAGAGGTCCTGATGTGGAACCAGGTGTCCAGAAGG CTTAA
- the LOC142379915 gene encoding FXYD domain-containing ion transport regulator 6-like isoform X1, giving the protein MDLVVLVAFSSWLAPALGSAFGREMFVSSTDDDNDFDSAFHYDYESLRIGGLVFAVALFLLGIALIVTRKCTCSKSDKSRVRGPDVEPGVQKA; this is encoded by the exons ATGGATCTTGTGGTGTTGGTGGCATTCAGCTCCTGGCTGGCTCCTGCACTTG GATCAGCGTTCGGCAGGGAGATGTTTG tttcatCCACAGATGACGACAACG ACTTTGACAGCGCTTTTCATTACG ATTATGAATCTCTGAGAATCGGTGGCCTGGTTTTTGCCGTGGCACTCTTCCTCCTGGGCATCGCCCTCATCGTTA CCCGAAAGTGTACCTGTTCAAAGAGCGACAAGTCGAG AGTCAGAGGTCCTGATGTGGAACCAGGTGTCCAGAAGG CTTAA